The Spirochaetota bacterium genomic sequence TCCAAGCTGAGAATTGCGAAGTGGAATTACATCATAATAATCACCGCTCACTTTTCCAAAGGCATTATGGTATAATGCATAGTCAAAGCGTTCTGTGCTTTCAAGCTTTGGAAATATAACCTGCTGAACCTCACCCGCTATATTTAGCTCAAATTCTATCATTTCATTCTGTTTCTGTAGTGTAGTAATCTTTTCCTGAATAGAATCTGCCATACTGTTAAATGCGCCCCCAAGTTGACCTATCTCATCATCCTGTTTGATATCCGCACGTGCGGAAAGATTACCCTCACTAATCTCTATGCTCTTCTCATGAAGCGATTGAATCGGTTTTACAAATAATCGAAAAAGTATAACCGCAAATATGATATGAAAAACCGCTATAGTGATTATTATAACCAAAATCAGCCGATAGAGATCGGATAACCGTTCTCCGATATCCTTCATCTTAAATTTCAAAAAGAGTATAGACTCTTCCAATAAATAGACCTTGAATGGAATATAGAATGAAATTTCATTAGATTCCTCATCAATCTTTGAGTAAAACTGCTTCCCGGTGAAATCCATATTCGTTACAGCCCTTATACCATTCAAAACATCAGACTTAGTAACCGAAAAATCAGAATTTGATTTAAAAAGGGTTCTACCATCCTCTGTGAATAAAACATAATCATGTACATTTTTACTTATTATATTGGTTACTTCTCTTATTACTTCATCTTTATTCTTTACATTAAACAGCCTATTTGACTTCATTTCATCAGAAAATTTTTGTAATGATGAGATTAACATGCTGGTTAATTCTTTAACGTTATATTTGGTATTCTCTGTAATTAGATCTATCTGATTTTCATATATCATAATAGAAAAAAAAGACATATTTACAATTGCCAGAAATATATATAATAATCCAACTTTTAGGCTAATAGATTTGACTTTAATATTCATGTTCCATATCCATTTAGATTAATTATACTATTGATTACTCGATTATATAACAAATAATTATATTGGAATATATTCAACAAAATATCTCCCAATGAATAGTGTTGTGACTTAGCATTTATTGTTAGTAATAATTTAAAATACATTTGGCTATTAGTAAAGAAGAATACTAGTATAATAAGAATGAGATGCCCCTTTGATGTGATTGGAATTTTCAGATGAAGTGGATAATAAAAAGCCGTAAGATAAATTCTTACGGCTTTTTATTTTATATTTTTATATTTATTTCACTATTATTAAATAGGAAGAGTTATAAGATTCAGGTTTAGCGATATCTACTCATTGCCATTCATTAGAATGGAAATTTCTTTAACTATTGGATATCATATTATTGTGTTAATAATATCCCTTCTTCCTATTCAACCGCTGTTGCGCCACCCTGAACACTGGCACGCAATCCCTTTTTCTCAATCTGATATATTATTTCACAGTTGTCTTCTTCATCATAGGTTTCTTTAACAATTGTACCGCCTTTAACAATTCCTCCAAACTCCTTTGCAATTGCAATACCAGTAGAGGCATAATCCGCTGCCCCAGCTGCACCCTCAAGTCTTGCTCCAACAAATTTCTCTAATACTCGCTTCTGGCCCATTATTAGAGCAGCCTCTTTGGAAGTTCCTCTTCGCTGGATTTTATTAGTCAGCCCTTCCTTCGGCACCCCTGTTGCTGTTACCCTAAATATGTCTGCTGATACCCATCCCTCACTAATAAACTCATCGCCCTTAACCATTCCCCCTCTCTTAGGCCCACCGCATGATATGAAGGCTGCCACACCAATCAGCACTAATGTCCAGCATAAGACTCTTTTCATAAAAATCCTCCTTAAATTATTAAAAATCTCAAAATATTAATAATGAGATTAAACAACTTGTATCCGATCTAGATAAAACATTTCATTATTTATCAATACATTAAGTCAAAGTCAACCCAAAAAAACCATTTTTTATAAATATACCTTGAAAAACTAGCATTTCTTTATTTTTTGTTTTATTTTTACACAAATTCTATGAGATAAATTTCTTTCCTAAAGTAAAATACAATAATTTAATCTATTTATGCAAGCCCCTCTGATAGGGATAACTAGACAATCTTATCATCTTTTTATTCTAAAAGTTCATTATTTTATTGACATATGCAGTATATAGAAAATTATTAATATTTCAATAAATCGGGCAACTACCCGATTTTATTTTTTTTCAATTGAGTTCGATGTTTAACTCCCTTTTCAAGAAAATATTATTATTTTAGGAAGTAGATTAACATTGAATATTCCATATATTAAGACAAAGGATTTACTCTCAATAACTGATCTCACAAGAGAGGAGATATTCAATATATTTGAATTATCCCAAAAATTGAAGAAGGATCTAAAAAGTGGAATAACTCAATACTATCTGAAAGATAAAACCCTTGCCATGATCTTTGAGAAAAGTTCCACAAGAACACGAGTGTCCTTTGAGGTAGGCATTTTCCAGTTAGGAGGGTATGCCCTATATCTTAACAGGAATGATCTTCAACTTGGAAGGGGAGAAACAATATCTGACACAGCAAAGGTTCTTTCACGATATGTTAATGGTATAATGATAAGGGCTTTCTCCCATGAAATGGTTGAGAGGTTAGCTAAGAATTCTCAAGTTCCAGTAATCAATGGACTAACTGATAAATTCCATCCATGTCAGTCATTAACGGATTTTTTTACAATTTACGAAAAAGAAAAAAATTATAAAAATATAAAGTTGGCATATATTGGAGATGGAAACAACGTAGCCCATTCGCTACTTTTAGGTGCTTCAATATTAGGTATAGATATCTCAATTGCATCCCCAGAAGAATTTTCTCCAGATGCTCAAATAGTGAAAAGGGCGCTTGCATTATCAACAGAGACAGGAGTAAATATTGAAGTTACTTCCAATATACAAGAAGCGGTAAGAGAAGCTAACTTTATCTACACAGATGTCTGGATAAGCATGGGGCAGGAGGATGAAGAAGAAAATAGAAAAAGGATATTTGCTGATTACAGGATAGATAACGATCTTTTGAAAAGATGTGCGCCAAATTGTCTGGTCATGCATTGCCTACCGGCACATCGAGGAGAAGAGATACATACAGAGGTTATAGATTCTAACAGGTCTATTGTATTTGATCAGGCTGAAAATAGGCTGCATGTTCAAAAGGCCATACTCACTTCTCTGATGACTAAGGGGGAATAAATTAAATAAGGAAACAAAAATGGATATAAAAAAGATTATTCTAGCTTACTCAGGAGGCCTCGATACTTCTGTAATTCTAAAATGGTTAATAGAGACCTATAACTGCGAGGTAATATGCTTTGTTGCAGACATTGGACAAAAGGATGAATTCGATTCTGTTAAGGATAAAGCAGTTGCAACAGGGGCTAGTAAATGTTATATCGAGGATATTCAGGAGGAATTTATAAGGGACTATGTATTCCCAGCAATAAAGGCGAACGCCATATATGAAAACAGATATATGCTCGGTACTGCCCTTGCGAGACCTACTATTGCCAAGAAACAGATTGAAATTGCCATAAGGGAGGGAGCAGATGCCCTCTGTCATGGGGCTACAGGAAAGGGGAACGATCAGGTAAGATTTGAGATGACCTATATGTCTCTGGCTCCACAATTGAAGATAATTGCACCTTGGAGGATATGGAATCTGAACTCCAGGTCTCTCCTCTTCGACTATGCCAGCAAACACGATATTGAATTACCAATAACCAGGGATAAACCCTATAGTATGGATGCTAATATCCTTCACATTTCTTATGAAGGGGGTATCCTTGAAGACCCATATAGAGAACCTGACGAGAGTATGTTCATTCTTACAAGATCTCCGGAAAATGCACCAGAGACACCGACCTATCTGGATATAATGTTTGAGAAGGGAGAACCTATTGGAATAAATGACGAGAGATTATCACCCGTAAATCTAATGAAAAAGCTCAACATCATAGCCGGTGAGAATGGAATTGGAAGAATAGATATCGTCGAGAATCGTCTAGTCGGCATTAAATCCAGAGGTGTATATGAAACTCCAGCTGGTACCCTTCTTCATATTGCGCATCGAGATCTTGAATCAATCACGCTTGACAGAGATACACAACACTTTAAGGATAAACATGCGATTGAATATGCTAACCTCGTCTATAATGGACAATGGTTTACTAAAAAGAGGGAATCTCTTGATGCCTTTATAAAGGAAACTCAAAAAAATGTTACCGGTAGTGTAAAGATTAAACTATACAAGGGGAATTGCATTGTGACAGGACGAAAGTCTCCCCTCTCCCTTTATGATCCAAACATTGCAACATTTGATGAGGGGAAACTATATGATCAAAAGGATGCGACTGGCTTCATAAATATCTTTGGATTACAATCTAAAACAGAGGCCTTATTAAGTAAAAGGGAGAAATAATAATAGCAAACCTC encodes the following:
- a CDS encoding SpoIIE family protein phosphatase, with translation MNIKVKSISLKVGLLYIFLAIVNMSFFSIMIYENQIDLITENTKYNVKELTSMLISSLQKFSDEMKSNRLFNVKNKDEVIREVTNIISKNVHDYVLFTEDGRTLFKSNSDFSVTKSDVLNGIRAVTNMDFTGKQFYSKIDEESNEISFYIPFKVYLLEESILFLKFKMKDIGERLSDLYRLILVIIITIAVFHIIFAVILFRLFVKPIQSLHEKSIEISEGNLSARADIKQDDEIGQLGGAFNSMADSIQEKITTLQKQNEMIEFELNIAGEVQQVIFPKLESTERFDYALYHNAFGKVSGDYYDVIPLRNSQLGFLIVDVSGHGVPAALITMIIKEIFRSQAPYYKTPSQLLQQVNSEITDLMEMQDSHMGIYFSAFYLIIDENNMLSYCNAGHLHSLLIRKNQKKVVTLNTDGFLLGISKDMNQIYETKMTRIESGDKIVMYTDGIVEAFNLDKEQFGVNRILESIRKSYVLSGNHIVKNIVEDLSKFTNIEELKDDATIFLIEVK
- the argF gene encoding ornithine carbamoyltransferase, giving the protein MNIPYIKTKDLLSITDLTREEIFNIFELSQKLKKDLKSGITQYYLKDKTLAMIFEKSSTRTRVSFEVGIFQLGGYALYLNRNDLQLGRGETISDTAKVLSRYVNGIMIRAFSHEMVERLAKNSQVPVINGLTDKFHPCQSLTDFFTIYEKEKNYKNIKLAYIGDGNNVAHSLLLGASILGIDISIASPEEFSPDAQIVKRALALSTETGVNIEVTSNIQEAVREANFIYTDVWISMGQEDEEENRKRIFADYRIDNDLLKRCAPNCLVMHCLPAHRGEEIHTEVIDSNRSIVFDQAENRLHVQKAILTSLMTKGE
- a CDS encoding argininosuccinate synthase encodes the protein MDIKKIILAYSGGLDTSVILKWLIETYNCEVICFVADIGQKDEFDSVKDKAVATGASKCYIEDIQEEFIRDYVFPAIKANAIYENRYMLGTALARPTIAKKQIEIAIREGADALCHGATGKGNDQVRFEMTYMSLAPQLKIIAPWRIWNLNSRSLLFDYASKHDIELPITRDKPYSMDANILHISYEGGILEDPYREPDESMFILTRSPENAPETPTYLDIMFEKGEPIGINDERLSPVNLMKKLNIIAGENGIGRIDIVENRLVGIKSRGVYETPAGTLLHIAHRDLESITLDRDTQHFKDKHAIEYANLVYNGQWFTKKRESLDAFIKETQKNVTGSVKIKLYKGNCIVTGRKSPLSLYDPNIATFDEGKLYDQKDATGFINIFGLQSKTEALLSKREK